A section of the Kribbella sp. HUAS MG21 genome encodes:
- a CDS encoding VOC family protein, translated as MVLRWYTLVIDCHDVRKQAAWWAEAIGWKTIIESDEECVNIPAWVEPDTVKDIPWERIGPGMVFVKVPEEKTLKNRLHLDFAPHLSQDRDAEIARLESLGARRADVGQTEDNSWTVLADPEGNEFCVLSSRAY; from the coding sequence ATGGTGCTTCGCTGGTACACGCTCGTGATCGACTGCCACGACGTCCGCAAGCAAGCGGCGTGGTGGGCCGAGGCGATCGGCTGGAAGACGATCATCGAGTCCGACGAGGAATGCGTGAACATCCCCGCCTGGGTCGAGCCGGACACGGTGAAGGACATCCCGTGGGAGCGGATCGGCCCCGGGATGGTCTTCGTGAAGGTTCCGGAGGAGAAGACCCTCAAGAACCGCCTGCATCTCGACTTCGCCCCGCATCTCAGCCAGGACCGCGACGCCGAGATCGCGCGCCTGGAGTCCCTCGGCGCCCGCCGCGCGGACGTGGGCCAGACCGAGGACAACTCCTGGACCGTCCTCGCCGACCCCGAGGGCAACGAGTTCTGCGTCCTGAGCTCGCGCGCGTACTGA
- a CDS encoding aldo/keto reductase: METRRLGRLGHQSSVLIYGAASLGAVDQDRADASIQEALDAGINHFDVAADYGDAELRLGPRMPEIRDRIFLATKTGRRTFEEAWSEINRSLERLQTDHVDLIQMHAVCDLENLDLVTGKGGSLEAAIRAKDEGMVRAIGITGHTALAPSVHTEGLRRFDFDSVLTPLNYKLSTDPQYAADYAALVDAVKASDAALMTIKMIARRNWQDGEQKAYDTWYRPFDEQRYITAATAWLLNGHPEITGLATAGETRLLQQMIVAERERAELTPEAAASILDEVRDYASPFVDMPI, translated from the coding sequence ATGGAAACCCGCAGACTCGGCAGACTCGGCCACCAGAGCTCGGTGCTGATCTACGGCGCCGCGAGCCTCGGCGCCGTCGACCAGGACCGTGCCGACGCCTCGATCCAGGAAGCGCTCGATGCCGGCATCAACCATTTCGACGTGGCCGCCGACTACGGCGACGCCGAGCTCCGCCTCGGCCCGCGGATGCCGGAGATCCGGGACCGCATCTTCCTGGCCACCAAGACCGGGCGCCGGACGTTCGAGGAGGCCTGGAGCGAGATCAACCGGTCGCTGGAGCGCCTGCAGACCGACCACGTCGACCTGATCCAGATGCACGCCGTCTGCGACCTGGAGAACCTCGACCTCGTTACCGGCAAGGGCGGTTCGCTGGAGGCGGCGATCCGGGCGAAGGACGAGGGCATGGTGCGCGCGATCGGCATCACCGGGCACACGGCGCTGGCACCGTCGGTGCACACCGAGGGCCTGCGCCGGTTCGATTTCGACAGCGTGCTCACCCCGCTGAACTACAAGCTGTCGACCGATCCGCAGTACGCCGCCGACTACGCGGCGCTGGTCGACGCCGTCAAGGCGTCCGACGCCGCGCTGATGACGATCAAGATGATCGCCCGGCGGAACTGGCAGGACGGCGAGCAGAAGGCGTACGACACCTGGTACCGGCCGTTCGACGAGCAGCGCTACATCACCGCCGCGACCGCCTGGCTGCTGAACGGGCATCCGGAGATCACCGGTCTGGCCACCGCCGGCGAGACCCGGCTGCTGCAACAGATGATCGTCGCCGAGCGCGAGCGGGCCGAGCTGACGCCGGAGGCCGCGGCGTCGATCCTCGACGAGGTGCGGGACTACGCGTCACCCTTCGTGGACATGCCGATCTGA
- the trxA gene encoding thioredoxin produces MATVELTQDNFNEVVGGDGLVLVDFWAEWCGPCKMFGPVFEKSSEQHADITFGKVDTEAQVELAQAFQIRSIPTLMAVRDGVVLYSQAGALPAASLEDLIGQLRAVDMDEVKAQIAAHEAEHGTEPHTH; encoded by the coding sequence GTGGCAACGGTCGAGCTGACCCAGGACAACTTCAACGAGGTGGTCGGTGGCGACGGTCTCGTACTGGTGGATTTCTGGGCCGAGTGGTGTGGCCCGTGCAAGATGTTCGGACCGGTATTCGAGAAGTCGTCCGAGCAGCACGCGGACATCACCTTCGGCAAGGTCGACACCGAGGCTCAGGTCGAGCTGGCGCAGGCCTTCCAGATCCGCTCCATTCCGACCCTGATGGCGGTCCGCGACGGCGTCGTCCTGTACTCGCAGGCCGGTGCGCTGCCGGCCGCGAGCCTGGAGGACCTGATCGGCCAGCTGCGCGCGGTCGACATGGACGAGGTCAAGGCGCAGATCGCGGCCCACGAGGCCGAGCACGGCACCGAGCCGCACACGCACTGA
- a CDS encoding conjugal transfer protein → MSWWRTLLNLPPKGEHWSDQRRTNQRRTKKPGKGRPQSTAPEWWAHPGGPVSPTPRQAQGVAAQYAAPQNLAPPPGGVMAPPRRPAGRTPQPPPHQEPGHRTPERLKQRSPHGAHAAPGPVREVLEPGQTPWSTEPESSFSTWARRFFRGLVVVVLLLAAISGIRSWISPNRIPPTVVSGQNSFPSDEARAVATRYSVAYLTWDENNADARPAQIGLDLAAGLDSRAGWNGRGKQTADVAYPGEVKADSNGITATVDVRVRVHKFTKQGRTWAAGPTSWFRVSVPVARTSARVVVSGPPTFVPDERAPLPSNMPEAGRPDDELTAATEKDAEAFFSAYAESDNKVSAVTAPGSTIRSLNGAVKFGELKDWQVYAGNDDERRATAAVTWNGVGDTTLDQTYTLTLRRTVATDGAQRWQVAAVG, encoded by the coding sequence ATGAGTTGGTGGCGAACGTTGCTGAATCTGCCGCCAAAAGGTGAGCACTGGTCGGACCAGCGCCGGACGAATCAGCGTCGGACCAAGAAGCCGGGCAAGGGACGCCCGCAGAGCACCGCGCCGGAGTGGTGGGCCCACCCCGGCGGGCCGGTGTCACCTACCCCTCGCCAGGCGCAGGGCGTGGCCGCGCAGTACGCCGCTCCGCAGAACCTGGCGCCCCCGCCCGGCGGTGTGATGGCACCGCCGCGCCGGCCGGCCGGCCGGACGCCGCAGCCGCCGCCGCACCAGGAGCCGGGACACCGCACACCCGAACGTTTGAAACAGCGTTCCCCGCACGGTGCGCACGCCGCGCCGGGGCCGGTGCGCGAGGTGCTCGAGCCCGGGCAGACGCCGTGGTCGACCGAGCCCGAGTCGTCGTTCTCCACCTGGGCGCGGCGGTTCTTCCGCGGCCTCGTGGTCGTCGTACTGCTGCTGGCCGCGATCAGCGGAATCCGTTCCTGGATCAGCCCGAACCGGATCCCGCCGACAGTGGTCAGCGGTCAGAACAGCTTCCCGTCCGACGAGGCCCGCGCGGTCGCCACGCGGTACTCCGTCGCGTATCTGACCTGGGACGAGAACAACGCGGACGCCCGTCCCGCGCAGATCGGCCTCGACCTGGCCGCCGGCCTGGACAGCCGCGCCGGCTGGAACGGCCGCGGCAAGCAGACCGCCGACGTCGCGTACCCGGGCGAGGTCAAGGCCGACTCCAACGGCATCACCGCCACGGTCGACGTGCGGGTGCGCGTGCACAAGTTCACCAAGCAGGGCAGGACCTGGGCGGCCGGCCCGACCTCGTGGTTCCGGGTCTCCGTCCCGGTCGCGCGGACGTCGGCCCGCGTCGTGGTCAGCGGGCCGCCGACGTTCGTACCGGACGAGCGGGCTCCGCTGCCGAGCAACATGCCGGAAGCCGGTCGGCCCGACGACGAGCTGACCGCGGCGACCGAGAAGGACGCCGAGGCGTTCTTCAGCGCGTACGCCGAGTCCGACAACAAGGTGTCGGCGGTGACCGCGCCCGGTTCGACCATCCGCAGCCTGAACGGTGCGGTGAAGTTCGGGGAGCTGAAGGACTGGCAGGTGTACGCCGGCAACGACGACGAGCGGCGGGCGACCGCGGCCGTCACCTGGAACGGCGTGGGTGACACCACGCTCGACCAGACCTACACGCTCACGCTGCGGCGTACTGTCGCCACGGACGGAGCACAACGATGGCAAGTGGCTGCCGTCGGATGA